From a single Rutidosis leptorrhynchoides isolate AG116_Rl617_1_P2 chromosome 5, CSIRO_AGI_Rlap_v1, whole genome shotgun sequence genomic region:
- the LOC139848328 gene encoding plant UBX domain-containing protein 1, whose product MDSQLAKEKLAAAKQNYGREIRVFETTTSSQTSNEPTKDEEPDDFFEFTAEDYYRILATKKEDNFLKTRKIREAEEAARRSRITKAVIRVRFPDNHTLEATFHPSETMQSLVDLLMKVVAHPDLPFYIFTTPPKKQIKDMSQDFYAAGFTPGAIVYFAYDQPKGDGHITASGPFLKDDIMSLKGLELIPEEKPEVNQNTTTEPVAAAAPQPVQERKPTADKKMVKPKWLKM is encoded by the exons ATGGACTCTCAATTAGCAAAG GAAAAGCTTGCAGCAGCAAAGCAAAATTACGGACGAGAAATTCGAGTATTTGAGACAACAACGTCCTCTCAAACATCAAATGAGCCGACCAAAGATG AGGAGCCGGATGATTTTTTTGAATTCACTGCTGAAGATTATTATCGTATCCTGGCTACCAAAAAGGAAG ATAACTTTTTAAAGACGAGAAAAATCAGAGAAGCAGAAGAAGCTGCTCGTAGGTCAAGAATTACCAAG GCAGTGATACGTGTACGTTTTCCAGATAATCACACGTTAGAAGCCACGTTTCATCCATCAGAGACAATGCAAAGTTTAGTTGACCTTCTTATGAAAGTTGTTGCTCATCCAGACCTCCCTTTTTATATAT TTACAACTCCTCCAAAGAAGCAAATAAAAGATATGTCTCAGGACTTTTATGCTGCTGGCTTCACTCCCGGTGCAATAGTTTATTTTGCCTATGACCAACCAAAAG GCGATGGTCATATTACTGCATCAGGTCCATTCCTTAAAGATGATATCATGTCCTTAAAAGGTCTGGAACTCATACCCGAAGAGAAACCTGAGGTGAACCAAAATACTACCACCGAGCCTGTTGCTGCTGCAGCCCCTCAACCGGTTCAAGAGCGAAAGCCCACTGCTGATAAAAAGATGGTGAAGCCCAAATGGTTAAAAATGTAA